The Candidatus Koribacter versatilis Ellin345 genome has a segment encoding these proteins:
- a CDS encoding response regulator: MPPRARIIIADDHTLVAEACKKLLEGDYDVVAVVRDGRALVHSASQLQPNVVVIDINMPLLNGLDAGQQIKKASPAVQLVFLTMSEEPELVKEAFRCGASAYVVKTGAAAELVTAVQEVLSGHTYLSPSLARESAASPTRPGFGIDSDVPLTERQREVLQLLAEGRSMKEVGAILKLTTRTVAFHKYRIMKAVHARNNAELVRYAIKKHILPA, from the coding sequence ATGCCACCTCGCGCACGCATCATCATTGCCGATGACCACACGCTCGTCGCGGAAGCATGTAAGAAGTTGCTTGAAGGCGACTACGACGTGGTGGCAGTGGTGCGTGATGGCAGGGCGCTCGTGCACTCTGCGTCACAACTGCAACCGAACGTTGTCGTCATCGACATCAACATGCCGCTCTTGAACGGGTTGGACGCCGGCCAGCAAATTAAGAAAGCATCTCCCGCCGTGCAACTGGTGTTTCTCACGATGAGCGAGGAACCCGAACTCGTGAAGGAAGCGTTTCGCTGTGGTGCATCCGCGTACGTCGTAAAGACGGGTGCGGCTGCTGAACTGGTCACCGCTGTCCAGGAAGTTCTTTCCGGACACACCTACCTCTCCCCATCGCTGGCGCGCGAGAGCGCAGCTTCACCCACTCGTCCCGGATTTGGGATCGATTCCGATGTACCGCTCACCGAGCGTCAGCGCGAGGTTTTGCAACTCCTGGCGGAAGGCCGGTCGATGAAGGAAGTCGGGGCCATTTTAAAGCTCACGACACGCACCGTCGCCTTTCATAAATACCGTATTATGAAGGCGGTACATGCCCGCAACAACGCCGAGCTGGTGCGCTACGCGATCAAGAAGCACATTCTTCCCGCTTAG
- a CDS encoding BON domain-containing protein, whose translation MRKRFMLHFVLIMMITFWLSCTKKPDDNLIKSDIQNKVNADADLADLKDNGLEVDSAEGKVTIHGTVETEAERIKAKTLAKAEPGVVSVEDEIIVDPSAETLAASQPLAAAGTAPAGTAPAAGGSSAAAPEPAPEPAKSEPEPPPPPKPVVLPAGTIFNVRLGEPLSSKNAQPGQTFAASMANPITVGGRTVIPSGSSAQGVVRDAKKAGKFKGGAVLTLDLTALTIKGHTYNINTVDLSRATKGKGKRTAGVVAGGAGAGAAIGGLAGGGKGAGIGALVGVTAGTIGAATTGNDRDIQLASEAVVSFELEEPLTLKPE comes from the coding sequence ATGCGTAAACGCTTCATGCTGCACTTCGTGTTGATCATGATGATCACATTCTGGCTGAGTTGCACGAAAAAGCCGGATGACAATTTGATTAAGAGCGATATTCAAAACAAGGTCAATGCCGACGCGGACTTAGCGGACTTAAAGGATAATGGCCTCGAAGTCGATTCAGCCGAGGGAAAGGTCACCATCCACGGCACTGTCGAAACCGAAGCAGAGCGGATCAAAGCCAAAACTCTCGCGAAGGCCGAGCCGGGTGTGGTCTCCGTCGAAGATGAGATCATCGTAGACCCTTCGGCGGAAACGCTGGCTGCAAGTCAACCGCTAGCGGCTGCAGGAACCGCTCCGGCCGGCACTGCACCGGCAGCAGGCGGCTCGTCCGCAGCAGCGCCAGAGCCCGCGCCTGAACCGGCAAAGTCCGAACCGGAGCCGCCTCCGCCGCCGAAACCGGTTGTATTGCCTGCTGGAACGATTTTCAACGTTCGTTTAGGGGAGCCCTTGAGTTCGAAAAACGCTCAACCGGGACAGACCTTCGCGGCGAGTATGGCGAACCCAATTACAGTCGGCGGGAGAACCGTGATCCCTTCAGGATCGAGCGCTCAGGGGGTGGTTCGTGACGCGAAGAAGGCCGGCAAGTTCAAGGGCGGCGCAGTTCTCACCCTTGATCTCACTGCCCTTACCATCAAGGGTCACACATACAACATCAACACAGTGGACTTGTCCCGGGCCACGAAGGGAAAAGGTAAGCGCACCGCGGGCGTCGTGGCCGGAGGCGCCGGGGCAGGTGCCGCGATCGGCGGACTTGCTGGCGGCGGCAAAGGCGCCGGAATCGGGGCGTTGGTGGGAGTGACTGCCGGAACGATTGGTGCAGCAACGACCGGCAACGATCGCGATATCCAACTTGCATCGGAGGCGGTAGTCAGCTTCGAGCTTGAGGAGCCTCTCACACTGAAGCCCGAATAA
- a CDS encoding ATP-binding response regulator, whose product MESIRRAMIIGPDSDLVGQIRASMSGWQIVRVATNLEAQTAASGSAFDLIITGENTSAATDIDLLRQIRRIRLHTRMIILASGSTPEDVIASLREHAFGCFTAPFEPTSLAEMIQIAADGECWDDGIEVISATPAWVKLAARCDRRTAERLLQFFQEMVDLDPPEKEDVAYAFREMLLNAMEHGGHFDPQQYVEISYLRGRRAVACRVKDPGAGFSLEELKHAAVNNPPEDPTRHLLAREEQSLRPGGLGILLSQSMVDELIYSEKGNEVLLVKYLDPDRRASSSANGSSRG is encoded by the coding sequence ATGGAGTCGATCCGCAGGGCGATGATCATCGGGCCGGATTCCGATCTGGTCGGCCAGATTCGTGCGTCCATGTCAGGCTGGCAGATTGTTCGAGTCGCGACGAATCTCGAGGCCCAAACCGCGGCAAGCGGCAGCGCATTCGATCTGATCATCACCGGTGAGAACACCAGTGCCGCTACTGATATCGACCTTCTGCGGCAGATCCGGCGGATTCGACTACACACGCGGATGATCATTCTGGCCAGCGGGAGCACTCCTGAAGATGTCATTGCTTCGCTACGCGAACACGCATTTGGCTGCTTTACCGCGCCCTTTGAGCCCACGTCCCTCGCTGAGATGATTCAGATTGCAGCGGATGGAGAATGCTGGGACGACGGAATCGAAGTGATCTCCGCCACTCCGGCGTGGGTGAAACTCGCCGCACGCTGCGATCGCCGGACTGCGGAGAGGCTGTTGCAATTCTTCCAGGAGATGGTGGACCTTGATCCGCCGGAGAAGGAAGACGTCGCGTATGCATTTCGCGAGATGCTTCTCAACGCGATGGAACACGGCGGCCACTTCGATCCGCAACAATATGTTGAGATTTCCTACTTGCGAGGCCGCCGCGCCGTTGCGTGTCGGGTGAAAGACCCTGGCGCGGGATTTTCGCTTGAAGAATTGAAACACGCCGCGGTTAACAATCCTCCCGAGGATCCCACCCGTCATCTGTTGGCGCGGGAAGAACAGTCCTTAAGACCTGGCGGCCTCGGTATCCTGCTGTCGCAAAGCATGGTGGATGAGCTGATCTACAGCGAAAAGGGGAATGAGGTGTTGTTGGTGAAATATTTGGATCCCGATCGCAGGGCGTCATCCAGCGCTAACGGGTCTTCTAGAGGATGA
- a CDS encoding response regulator, with product MNRTRILLADDHNLVAELCKKLLETEYEVVGIATDGRALVRAAVELKPDVIIADVGMPLLNGLDAAQQVKQKLPTVKIIFLTMNPDPDIAAEAFRRGASAYLVKTSAASEVVASVREVLRGKTYVSPTIPREMIDLSLWQHKKLVDETHKLTDRQREVLQLLAEGKGMKEVAAILNMTTRTVAFHKYRIMEVLGTKNNADLVKYAVRNRMTSL from the coding sequence ATGAACCGCACCCGAATACTTTTGGCTGATGACCACAATCTGGTGGCAGAACTCTGCAAGAAACTTCTCGAAACGGAATACGAAGTTGTAGGCATTGCAACCGATGGCAGGGCTTTGGTGCGCGCGGCCGTGGAACTGAAGCCAGATGTCATCATTGCCGACGTCGGCATGCCGCTACTCAATGGCCTTGACGCGGCACAACAGGTCAAGCAGAAGCTGCCGACGGTCAAGATCATATTTCTGACAATGAATCCGGATCCGGATATCGCCGCCGAAGCGTTTCGGCGTGGCGCTTCCGCCTACCTTGTGAAGACATCAGCCGCCTCGGAGGTAGTCGCCTCGGTACGCGAGGTCCTCCGCGGTAAAACCTACGTTTCGCCTACGATTCCGCGGGAAATGATTGATCTTTCGCTCTGGCAGCACAAGAAGCTTGTGGACGAAACCCATAAGCTCACGGACCGGCAGCGCGAGGTACTACAACTGCTCGCAGAAGGTAAGGGGATGAAGGAAGTTGCGGCGATCCTCAACATGACTACGCGTACGGTTGCGTTCCACAAGTACCGCATCATGGAAGTTCTTGGCACGAAGAACAACGCCGATCTCGTGAAATACGCAGTTCGCAACCGCATGACGAGCCTCTGA
- a CDS encoding patatin-like phospholipase family protein, producing MSLRRFCCWIVLLSVLISIPSTSGAVQPGSAAPAPRVGVALEGGAALGLAHIGVLQWMEEHHIPIYYVAGTSMGGLVGGMYATGNSPEEMKAFISKINWDDVLAGQTEYQNLTYRRKEDATQYPNRLEFGIRDGVRFPEGFNSGHQVGLILDQIALPYSEMKSFDDLPIPFACVATDLVSKKQHVFREGSLGQALRSTMSMPGVFNPVRTDSQVLVDGALLENLPVDITKQLGADIVIAVHLEVKPMKATDHLSSFGVLGESLAVMIAANELRSMEKADVLVTVPLAGFGGMNFSKGEEIIKLGYEAAASKAAILSRFSVDDATWQAYVSQRASRKQTAPVPQFVEVTGTKPKLAKEIEHRLADDVGKPVDTARIDTDLNYLTGVGRFDRLGYYMVEKNGQQGLMIRADEKEYSPPIVRPLLDIDGTNYDRPQFIFGGRITLLDVGGFGSEWRNDIEFGSEYGVHTEYFHPVAESRFFVAPYAFAFNRAQDYYHYSTLTAEYRDRDLGGGLDLGYMFSRKDELRVGYEAAYRRLTPAVGTALFGTLEGRMGTTTLQFNHIGRDEPVIPTRGFDLNFTSFFRDASPGATENYPGVQTRYTWFVPISKKSSVFTTGFAGSTFGYTQTGVPPFSLGGSRDLLAYGQNELLTQQFYLFKAGYIHPLWYLPPMFGKDISVIGTYEVGKVFYTQPGTSSIPTDFAAALVVDSLFGPVEAGYSYGATGHRRFFYRIGRIF from the coding sequence ATGTCTCTACGTCGCTTTTGCTGCTGGATTGTTCTTTTAAGTGTTCTCATTTCGATTCCCTCAACGTCAGGTGCAGTTCAACCGGGGAGTGCAGCCCCAGCGCCGCGCGTCGGGGTTGCGCTTGAGGGCGGAGCTGCGCTTGGTCTGGCTCACATCGGCGTACTGCAGTGGATGGAAGAGCACCACATTCCCATCTATTACGTCGCCGGAACCAGCATGGGCGGCCTTGTCGGTGGCATGTACGCGACGGGAAATTCGCCGGAAGAGATGAAGGCGTTCATCAGCAAGATCAACTGGGACGATGTTCTAGCCGGTCAGACCGAATACCAGAATCTGACCTATCGGCGGAAGGAGGACGCAACCCAGTATCCGAACCGCCTGGAGTTCGGCATTCGCGATGGAGTCCGCTTTCCTGAAGGTTTCAACTCCGGCCACCAGGTTGGGCTCATCCTGGATCAAATCGCGCTGCCGTACTCGGAGATGAAGTCGTTTGATGATCTGCCCATTCCGTTTGCGTGCGTCGCAACCGACCTCGTTAGCAAGAAGCAACACGTTTTTCGCGAAGGATCTCTCGGCCAGGCTCTCCGCTCCACCATGTCAATGCCGGGTGTGTTCAACCCAGTACGGACGGACAGCCAAGTGCTTGTGGATGGCGCGCTGTTGGAGAACCTGCCGGTTGATATCACGAAACAACTCGGCGCAGACATCGTGATCGCCGTCCATCTGGAAGTTAAGCCGATGAAAGCGACAGATCATCTTTCGTCGTTCGGCGTGCTGGGAGAATCACTCGCGGTGATGATTGCTGCCAATGAGTTGCGCAGCATGGAAAAAGCAGACGTCCTGGTGACAGTCCCACTCGCCGGATTCGGCGGCATGAACTTCAGCAAGGGTGAAGAAATTATCAAGCTCGGGTACGAGGCAGCCGCGAGCAAGGCCGCCATCCTGAGCCGGTTCAGCGTTGATGACGCCACCTGGCAGGCGTATGTGTCGCAACGGGCGTCGCGTAAGCAAACGGCTCCTGTGCCACAGTTTGTCGAGGTGACTGGCACCAAGCCGAAACTCGCGAAGGAAATTGAGCACCGCCTAGCCGATGACGTCGGCAAGCCCGTGGATACGGCGCGAATAGATACCGATCTTAATTACCTCACGGGTGTGGGTCGCTTCGACCGCTTGGGCTATTACATGGTCGAAAAAAATGGCCAGCAAGGGTTGATGATTCGCGCGGATGAGAAAGAGTATTCGCCGCCGATCGTCCGTCCTCTGCTGGATATTGACGGTACCAACTACGACCGCCCCCAATTCATCTTCGGCGGAAGGATCACGCTTCTCGACGTCGGCGGGTTCGGGTCTGAGTGGCGTAACGACATCGAATTCGGCTCAGAGTACGGAGTTCATACCGAGTACTTCCACCCTGTCGCTGAGAGCCGCTTCTTCGTTGCTCCCTACGCATTCGCATTCAATCGTGCGCAGGACTACTACCATTACTCGACCTTGACTGCCGAATACCGCGATCGAGATCTGGGAGGAGGGCTCGATCTCGGGTACATGTTCAGCCGGAAAGACGAATTGCGCGTCGGGTATGAGGCCGCGTATCGGCGCTTAACACCTGCCGTGGGGACTGCACTGTTTGGAACCCTCGAAGGAAGAATGGGCACCACAACCTTGCAGTTCAATCACATCGGGCGCGACGAGCCCGTTATACCAACCCGCGGCTTCGATTTGAACTTCACCAGTTTCTTCCGTGACGCGTCTCCTGGCGCCACCGAGAATTACCCGGGGGTGCAGACGCGCTATACGTGGTTCGTTCCGATTTCCAAGAAATCCTCTGTCTTCACAACCGGGTTCGCCGGATCGACCTTTGGGTATACGCAGACTGGCGTTCCACCCTTTTCGCTTGGCGGAAGCCGGGACCTTTTGGCGTACGGCCAGAACGAATTACTGACGCAACAGTTCTATCTGTTCAAGGCAGGGTATATTCACCCGCTCTGGTATCTGCCCCCGATGTTCGGGAAAGATATTTCTGTAATCGGGACTTATGAAGTCGGGAAAGTCTTTTACACCCAACCGGGCACCTCAAGTATCCCGACTGATTTTGCTGCCGCTCTGGTCGTTGACAGCCTGTTCGGCCCCGTGGAGGCCGGTTACAGTTACGGGGCAACTGGGCACCGCAGGTTCTTCTACCGCATAGGACGTATCTTTTAG